In Brachypodium distachyon strain Bd21 chromosome 2, Brachypodium_distachyon_v3.0, whole genome shotgun sequence, one genomic interval encodes:
- the LOC100839996 gene encoding uncharacterized protein LOC100839996 — translation MGPPPRGRYSGAPWPWRIGEQRSMSSMAEMLEGGAGVRFSLRFDPMRAGFDRTLVSFPVSALICRLLGWSNNSSQGRSPESVVVVAAAVALYFSALFLPAQQPRRRRLTASAMARPNSAARPRALPAPGDGLRILSSNDESLENVIHGASIGAGEDEPVLVARVQTRPPHAAVASADGEAEDDQSDNEPPEEEVELFKELWLSLQEREQRLELRLMELDSLREQEAAIRELESRASAAAVEARLLERKVASLQEENETLRAQASELDAARTELGRAREKLRALGARVEGEREEARREAAALREMVTELEKKGEERERALAEEAAAMRKANVGLVEENRDLALRLQDAEQAASSVNLVIEEEDMAEEANELRKTNERLTRQIEQLHGDHCKHVEELVYLKWVNACLRHELRGNDDQHPSSGQQDHAGAGVPSSAVELSKSMSYRSSEKAKELMLRYGNLGLEGFDPALFSPLNESLYGDGHDQDHAVAVAASAPEKRAGHGKLKFLRNIKKLLASGSRKGHGHGHEHKGKKKAPAAHDEHFEKAIRWLSSHDALGAGDSSCESTPLSSCQRTPLSSVTTVDSHAARERGGGRETAAEPAAASRLPEEEEEEEAKLARSKSDAGASYGREATRYHALRPEHPADVGPHHALHAPEKPRRYSEELRSS, via the exons ATGGGGCCTCCTCCTCGAGGTCGATACTCCGGCGCCCCCTGGCCATGGCGAATTGGGGAGCAAAGGAGCATGTCCAGTATGGCGGAGATGCTGGAGGGAGGAGCTGGCGTCAGATTCTCTCTCCGGTTTGATCCGATGAGAGCGGGCTTTGACCGTACTCTCGTCAGCTTCCCTGTTTCCGCGCTGATTTGTCGCCTTCTTGGTTGgagcaacaacagcagccaGGGGAGGTCGCCGGAATCCGTggtggtggtcgccgccgccgttgctcTTTACTTTTCGGCGCTCTTCTTGCCCGCTCAGcagcctcgccggcggcgtctgACAGCTTCTGCTATGGCTAGGCCAAATTCTG CTGCTAGGCCCCGTGCTCTGCCTGCACCAGGTGATGGGCTCAGAATTCTGTCATCCAAT GACGAATCATTGGAAAACGTGATCCACGGCGCGTCGatcggcgccggggaagacgaGCCGGTGCTTGTGGCAAGAGTTCAGACCCGGCCACCTCACGCTGCAGTAGCAAGCGCTGACGGCGAAGCGGAGGACGACCAATCAGATAACgagccgccggaggaggaggtcgagctGTTCAAGGAGCTGTGGCTGTCGCTCCAGGAGCGGGAGCAGAGGCTGGAGCTCCGGCTGATGGAGCTCGACAGCCTCCGGGAGCAGGAGGCCGCCATACGGGAGCTCGAGAGccgcgccagcgccgccgccgtggaggcgCGGCTCCTGGAGCGCAAGGTCGCCTCGCTGCAGGAGGAGAACGAGACGCTCAGGGCGCAGGCGTCGGAGCTGGACGCCGCCAGGACCGAGCTGGGCCGCGCCAGGGAGAAGCTGCGGGCGCTCGGGGCGCGGGTGGAGGGCGAGCGGGAGGAGGCCCGgcgtgaggcggcggcgctccgggAGATGGTGACGGAGCTCGAGAAGAAGGGCGAGGAGAGGGAGCGggcgctggcggaggaggcggcggcgatgcggaAGGCCAACGTCGGGCTGGTTGAGGAGAACAGGGACCTCGCTCTGAGGCTGCAGGATGCAGAGCAGGCCGCCTCCTCTGTAAATTTGGTTATCGAG GAGGAGGACATGGCAGAGGAGGCCAACGAGCTGAGGAAGACGAACGAGAGGCTGACGAGGCAGATCGAGCAGCTGCACGGCGACCACTGCAAGCACGTCGAGGAGCTCGTCTACCTCAAGTGGGTCAACGCCTGCCTGCGCCACGAGCTCCGTGGCAATGACGACCAGCACCCATCCTCCGGTCAACAAGAtcatgccggcgccggcgtgccgtCTTCGGCCGTGGAGCTGAGCAAAAGCATGAGCTACCGCTCGAGCGAGAAGGCCAAGGAGCTCATGCTCCGGTACGGCAACCTCGGCCTCGAAGGCTTCGACCCCGCCCTCTTCTCGCCGCTCAACGAGTCCCTCTACGGCGACGGCCATGACCAAGATCATGCCGTAGCCGTCGCGGCCAGCGCGCCTGAGAAACGGGCTGGCCATGGCAAGCTCAAGTTTCTGAGGAACATCAAGAAGCTACTGGCAAGCGGCAGCAGGAAGGGGCATGGGCACGGCCATGAGCACAAGGGCAAGAagaaggcgccggcggcccacGACGAGCACTTCGAGAAGGCGATCCGGTGGCTGTCCAGCCACGACGCGCTCGGCGCGGGCGACAGCTCGTGCGAGAGCACGCCGCTGTCGTCGTGCCAGCGGACGCCGCTGAGCAGCGTGACGACCGTGGACTCGCACGCTGCCCgtgagcgcggcggcgggcgggagACGGCGGCAGAGCCCGCGGCCGCGTCGAGGCTGcctgaagaggaggaggaggaggaggcgaagcTGGCGAGGTCGAAGAGCGATGCCGGCGCGTCCTACGGGCGGGAGGCGACCAGGTACCACGCTCTTCGCCCGGAGCACCCTGCCGATGTCGGGCCACATCACGCGCTCCACGCGCCGGAGAAGCCCAGAAGGTACTCGGAGGAGTTGAGAAGCTCCTGA
- the LOC100821922 gene encoding lycopene epsilon cyclase, chloroplastic gives MEFTGATVSAPFGCRALRGGGQRPLRAAGLAADGRRRRAAGSKPGAQQWRNNRKVRCVATEKHKDNKAAAAGLGVEFADEEDYVKGGGGELLYVQMQATKAMESQSKIASKLSPIADETSVLDLVVIGCGPAGLSLAAESAKKGLTVGLIGPDLPFTNNYGVWEDEFKDLGLESCIEHVWKDTIVYLDHNEPIMIGRAYGRVHRDLLHEELLRRCNEAGVTYLNSKVDKIIESPDGHRVVYCERGHKILCRLAIVASGAASGKLLEYEVGGPRVCVQTAYGVEVEVEQFPYDPSLMVFMDYRDCFKENFSHPEEANPTFLYAMPMSSTRVFFEETCLASKEAVPFELLKKRMMFRLDAMGVRILKVYEEEWSYIPVGGSLPNTDQKNLAFGAAASMVHPATGYSVVRSLSEAPRYASVISDILRNRVYSGQYLPGSSQDSSPSMLAWRTLWPPERKRQRSFFLFGLALIIQLDNEGIQTFFETFFRLPKWMWRGFLGSTLSSVDLMLFALYMFAIAPNTLRMNLVRHLLSDPTGSAMIKTYLAL, from the exons ATGGAGTTCACGGGCGCGACTGTCTCGGCGCCGTTCGGCTGCCGAGCgttgcgcggcggcgggcagcggcCGCTGCGGGCGGCCGGCCTGGCCGCCGAtggcaggaggaggcgggcagCGGGGTCGAAGCCCGGGGCGCAGCAGTGGAGGAACAACAGGAAGGTGAGGTGCGTGGCGACGGAGAAGCACAAGGACaacaaggcggcggcggcggggctggggGTGGAGTtcgccgacgaggaggactacgtcaagggcggcggcggcgagctgctCTACGTGCAAATGCAGGCCACCAAAGCCATGGAAAGCCAGTCTAAGATCGCCTCGAAG CTGTCCCCCATAGCTGATGAAACTTCAGTGCTTGATTTGGTTGTCATTGGCTGTGGTCCGGCTGGCCTATCTCTGGCTGCAGAATCAGCAAAGAAAGGACTCACTGTCGGTCTCATTGGCCCTGATCTTCCGTTCACAAACAACTACGGTGTGTGGGAGGACGAATTTAAAG ATCTTGGTCTGGAGAGCTGTATCGAGCATGTCTGGAAGGACACTATTGTTTACCTAGACCATAATGAGCCAATAATGATTGGCCGAGCGTATGGCCGGGTGCACCGAGACTTGCTACACGAGGAGTTGCTGAGAAG ATGTAATGAAGCTGGTGTTACATACCTTAACTCAAAGGTGGACAAGATAATAGAATCTCCAGATGGACATCGAGTAGTATATTGTGAAAGGGGCCACAAGATACTTTGCAGGCTTGCCATTGTTGCATCTGGAGCAGCATCTGGTAAGCTTCTAGAGTATGAGGTTGGAGGTCCACGTGTTTGCGTGCAGACTGCATATGGTGTAGAAGTCGAG GTTGAACAATTCCCGTATGATCCCAGCTTAATGGTTTTCATGGACTACAGAGATTGTTTCAAAGAGAATTTCTCACACCCTGAGGAAGCAAATCCGACTTTTCTCTATGCCATGCCCATGTCATCCACACGAGTTTTCTTCGAG GAAACATGCTTAGCTTCAAAAGAGGCAGTGCCCTTTGAACTTCTTAAGAAAAGGATGATGTTTCGGTTGGATGCAATGGGAGTTCGTATCCTAAAAGTATATGAGGAG GAATGGTCCTATATTCCTGTTGGAGGGTCCTTACCTAACACCGACCAGAAAAATCTTGCATTCGGTGCAGCTGCGAGTATGGTGCATCCTGCAACTG GGTACTCGGTGGTCAGATCTTTGTCTGAAGCTCCAAGATATGCTTCTGTGATATCGGATATCTTACGGAATCGTGTCTATTCTGGACAATATTTGCCTGGAAGTTCTCAAGACTCCAGTCCATCAATGCTTG CATGGAGAACACTATGGCCTCCAGAACGGAAACGTCAACGCTCATTCTTTCTCTTTGGGTTAGCTTTGATTATACAACTGGATAATGAAGGCATCCAAACATTCTTTGAAACCTTTTTCCGTTTACCCAAATG GATGTGGCGAGGATTCCTTGGTTCAACTCTTTCTTCAGTGGATCTCATGCTCTTTGCGCTCTACATGTTTGCAATTGCGCCAAATACTTTGCGGATGAACCTCGTTAGACACCTGCTCTCTGATCCAACAGGCTCGGCAATGATCAAGACCTACCTGGCCTTGTGA